In the genome of Massilia sp. UMI-21, the window CGCCAGGCGCCTGGGGGCAAGCGGCGGACCCTGGGCGCGGGCGCTGGCCGTCCGGGTACGGGCCCGGCGCCAGCGGCAGGCCCAGGGGCGGGGCGCGGCACGCCAGGATTCGGCATCCTAGGCTGCGAACCCGTCGTTCTCCATGCCGGCGCAGCGGGGCCGGCCGGGGCGCAAATGCAGGCCGGCCGTCCCGCGTCACCTCTCCGTATTGACGGGGCCGCGCTGCATTTGCCAGCCCGGCAATTCGCGCTATGATGGCCGCCGGCGCACACCGCGCCCATGACGCATCCATCATTACAACGAACGAGAACGACATGACCCTGAGACACGCAACGCTCGTCGCCCTGCTGGCCGCAGCCTTCGGCGCCAACACGGCGCTGGCACAAAGCTGCCCGGCTAACGGACCTTCGCTCACCTACCCGGTATCGAAGAAGGTCGACCAGACCGACAACTACCACGGCACCACGGTGGCCGACCCCTATCGCTGGCTCGAGGACGCGAACAGCGCCGCGACCAAGGAATGGGTGACCGCCCAGAACCAGGTGACCCAGGCCTACCTGGCCCAGATCCCGCAGCGCGCCGCGATCCGCGAGCGCCTGACGCAGTTGTGGAACTACGAGCGTTACAGCGTGCCGGGCAAGGAAGGCGGGCGTTACTTCTACACCCGCAACGACGGCCTGCAGAACCAGTCGGTGCTGTACACCCTGAAAGACCTGGGCGGCCAGCCGCGTGTGCTGCTCGACCCGAACACCATGTCCGTTGATGGCACCGTGGCCCTGGCCGGCATGGAAGTCAGCCCGGACGGCAAGCTGCTGGCCTACAGCACCGCCGCCTCGGGCTCGGACTGGAACGAGATCCGCGTGCGCGACATCGAGACCGGCAAGGACCTCCCGGACCACATCAAGTGGGTCAAGTTCTCGAGCACCGCCTGGACCAAGGACGGCAAGGGCTTCTTCTACAGCCGCTACGACGAGCCGAAGGAAGCGACCAAGCTGGCCGACGTGAACTACTTCCAGAAGCTGTACTACCACCGCATCGGCACCCCGCAAAGCGCCGACACCCTGGTGTACGACCGTCCGGACCAGAAGGAATGGGGCTTCGGCGCCAGCACCACCGACGATGGCCGCTACCTGATCATCACCACCACGAAAGGCACCGCGCCGAAGTACCGCATTTCGTACAAGGACCTGTCCAGGCCCGATGCCAAGGTGGTCGACCTGATCGACAACTTCGACGCGGGTTACGAGTTCATCGACAACATCGGCAGCGTGTTCTACTTCAGCACCGACCGCAAGGCCCCGAAGAAGCGCATCGTCGCGATCGACGTGGACAAGCCGCTTGAAGCCAACTGGAAGGAGATCGTCGCCGAAAGCGGCGACACCCTGGCCGGCGCCGACATCATCAACGACCAGCTCGTGCTCGAGTACCTGAAGGACGCCAGGAGCGTCGTGCGCGTGCACGACCTGAAGGGCAAACCCGTGCGCGAAGTGAAACTGCCCGGCATCGGCACCGTGGGCGGCCTGTCGGGCAAGCGCAATGAAGCCGAAACCTTCTACTCCTTCACCGGCTTCACCACCCCGACCACCATCTACCGCCTGAACCTGGAGACCGGCCAGAGCACCGTGTTCCGCCAGCCGAAGGTGGACTTCGACCCGGCAAACTACGAAACCCGCCAGCAGTTCTTCACCAGCAAGGACGGCACCAGGGTCCCGATGTTCATCGTGTCGAAGAAAGGCTTGACCCTGGACGGCCAGAACCCGACCTACCTGTACGGCTACGGCGGCTTCAACATCGCGCTGACCCCGAGCTTCTCGCCGGCCAACCTGGCCTGGATGGAGATGGGCGGCGTCTACGTGGTGGCCAACCTGCGCGGCGGCGGCGAATACGGCGAAGCCTGGCACCAGGCCGGCACCAAGCTGCGGAAGCAGAACGTGTTCGACGACTTCATCGGCGCTGCCGAATGGCTGGTGGCGAACAAGGTGAGCTCGCCGCGCAAGCTGGCGATCGGCGGCGGCTCCAACGGCGGCCTGCTGGTGGGCGCGGCCATGACCCAGCGTCCGGAGCTGTTCGCCGCGGCGCTGCCCGCCGTGGGCGTCATGGACATGCTACGCTTCCACAAGTTCACAATCGGCTGGGCCTGGACCTCGGACTACGGTTCGTCGGAGAATCCGGACGAGTTCAAGGCCCTGGTCAAGTATTCGCCGCTGCACAACCTGAAGGCCGGCACCTGCTATCCGGCCACCATGGTGAGCACGGCCGACCACGACGACCGTGTGGTCCCGGCACACAGCTTCAAGTTCGCGGCGGCGGCCCAGGCGGCGCAGGCCGGCGCCGCCCCGATCCTGATCCGCATCGACACCAAGGCGGGCCACGGCGCGGGCAAGCCGACCACCAAGCTGATCGAGGAAGTGGCGGATCGCTGGGGCTTCCTGGCGCGCGAGCTGGAGATGGATCAGCCGGCGAAGGCCGCCAGGCCCTGAGGCGCGCCGGCCAGCCGCTCGAGCAGTTGCCCGAGCGGCACCGGCCGGTGGAACAGGTAGCCTTGCATGCAGGGCTGGCCGTGTTCCGCCAGAAAGCGCGCCTGTTCCGGTTGTTCGATACCTTCGGCGACCACCCGCAAGCCAAGGTGGTTCGCCATCGCCAGGATCGACTGCACGATCGCGGTGCCGTTGGCGTCGTTCGGGGTGTCGCGCATGAAGCTCTTGTCGATCTTTAACTCATACAGGGGCATCTTCTTCAGATAGGCGAGATTCGAGTAGCCGGTGCCGAAGTCGTCGATCGAGAAGCGGATGCCGAGCGCCGCGAGTTCGCGCATGCGGTCGATGGTCTGGCCGACGTCCGTGATCAGCAGGCCTTCGGTCACTTCGAAAATGAACTGCTGCGGCGGCGCGCCGGTCTCGTGCAGCACGGCGCGCACATCCTCCACGAAGTCGGGCTGGTTGAACTGCAGCGGGCTGACGTTCACGGACAGCGGCAGCGCATGGCCTGCCGCATCCAGGACACGCCAGGCGCGGCAGGCCTCGCGCAGCACCCAGCGCCCCAGCGGGACGATCAGGCCGCTGGATTCGGCGACCGGAATGAACACGTCGGGCGCAACGAAGCTGCCGTCCGCGCGCTGCCAGCGCAGCAGCACCTCCGCTCCCGACGGCATTGCACGGTGGTCCACCTGCAACTGCAGGTGGACCGCCAGCGCGCCATTTTCCAGCGCCAGCGCCAGGTCGCGTTCGAGCGCCAGTTTGCGCTGGGCGACGGCCAGCATCGACGTCTCGAACAGCGCCACGCCGTTGCGGCCATCGGCCTTGGCACGGTACATGGCGGTGTCGGCTTCGCGCAGCAGGTCCGGCGCGGTCTGGCCGGCACGCAGGGGCAGCGCGATGCCGATGCTCGACGATACATAATAGGTCTGCCCATCGATCTCGACCGCCCTGGTCAGCGTCTCGCGCAGGTCGTGCGCCAGCGCCAGCGCGTGGCGCGTGGCCGCCGGCGCATCCGTGCCGAGGCCGGCCAGCAGCACGACGAATTCGTCACCGCCGAGCCGCGCCACGGTATCGTGCGCGCGCGCGACGCGCGCCAGGCGCGTGCCGACCAGTTCCAGCAGGGCGTCGCCGGTGGCGTGGCCGCGCGCATCGTTGACCTTCTTGAAGTCGTCGAGGTCGATGTACAACACTGCGCCGAGCCCGCGTCCGGCGTGCGCCGTATCGACCATGCTCGCCAGCCGCTCCATCAGCAGGCGACGGTTCGGCAGGCCGGTCAGCACGTCGTAGTAGGCCAGCCGGTGAATCGCGTCGGCGGCGTTGCGGCGCTCGGTGATGTCGCGCCCGACCACGACCCAGTGACTGGCGCGCTCGCCCTTGCGCGAGAACGGCACCATGTCGAGCTCGATCCAGAACGGCGATTCGTCCTTGGCATAGACGACCAGTTCCGCGGTGCACGGCTGGACCTGCGCCATGGCCGCATCGATCTTCTCGATCGCCGCCTGCTCGCTGTCCGGGCCCAGCAGCGTGCGCAGGCCGCGCCCGACAATCTCGCTGCGCGCGTAGCCGGTGCGCCGCAAAAAGGCATCGTTGGCGAAGGTGATCGGCTGGGTCGGTGCGTCGCCGCCCACCGCGCGCGCGATGACCACGAGGTCGTTCAGGCGCGACACGGCCGCCGAGGTCAGTTCGAGTTCGCTGTTGAGTTCCCGCAGACTGGCTTCGCTGAGCGCGAGGGAAGCGGCGGTTCCGCGCGCATCCGTGAGCGAGCGCGACAGGCCCTTGACCAGGGTGCTGCAGGTCAGCACCAGCATCGTCCCGAGGCCGGCCATGTTCATGGTCGCCACCAGCGCGCCCTTGAACGGCTGTTGCTCGAGTCCGGGCACGGCGAGGCTGACCTGGCCGGTTCCGGCCAGCGCAAGCAGGGTGGCGACACCGAGAGCGAGCGCCAGCATGGCGGGACGCGTATTCAGCATGACCGCCGCGATGACCGGCGGCCCCAGCAGGTAGCTGAGGCTGGCCGCGCCGACCGAGAGCATCAGGATGATCGAGAGCGCGTAGACTACGCCCAGGAAATTCAGCACCCGGGTCGTGTAGGCGATGTGATCGAGGCGCCAGATGACGAAGATCCATACCAGTGCGACGATATCGGCCACCACGACTGGCCACATGCCCTGGTCGATCAGGTAAGGAAGCAGGGGGATGGTGGCCAGCACCCCGACCACCAGGACGACTGCCAGCAGGGATGAAAAAATGCGCTGGCGCCACCCGGCGAGATCGTTGACAGTGTTCATGAGGTGGATGCGGTGGGCAGCACCAGAACGGTCAGTGCCACTGAAACTTTCAATTGGGAATGATAAGTTTCCCAAGGAGAATTGTCACAGGCTTTGTGTGGCTTGTTGTTTTTACCTGACAGATGGGCGGCGCCGGTGACGCTCAGCGGTGTACCACCACCATCAGGGCTCTGGCCTCCACCTTGCCGGCATTGCGGATCGCGTGCGCCACGTCGGCCGGATAGCGCGCCGTGGCGCCATGCTTGACGCGGCGCCGCTCGCTGCCGACTTCGAGCTCGATCGCGCCGCTGATGACCGTCAGGTGCTCGCTCGTGCCCGGATCATGGGCCTGCGATTTCAGTTCCCCTCCGGGCGCCAGCGTCAGTTCGTACCACTCGTACTTGCCGGCCAGGTCCATCGGCCCCAGGATGCGCAGCGAGTAGCCGGCGTGGGCGCCGGGCAGGGTCGGGGTCTCGTGTGCGTCCAGCACGCGGATCAGCTCCACCGCCCGGACTTCGGACGACAGCAGTTCGCCGATCTCGACGCCCAGCGCATTCGCCAGGCGCCAGGTGATGGCGATGGTCGGATTGGCCTTCTCGCGCTCGATCTGGGATAGCATCGACTTGGACACCCCCGCGATACGCGACAGATCTTCCAGCGTCAGGCCGCGCGCCAGACGCAGGCGCTGTAGCGTGGCGCCAACTTCGGGCGGGGCATTATTTGTTAGAGTTTTGGTCATTGCTTAAGTAAGGCCCTGCGGCTTGCCAAGTTCATTAGCTGGGGGTAAGATTCAATATATTGAATTTTCGTTCGACATAGCGAACACGGTTTCATGAATCGAACGAGTCCAACGATACGACATTCGCCAACCGCCGGTCAAGCCACGATGCTTGGACCAGACCACCAGGGAGTAGGGACACATGAGCGACCAAGCATTCTATAGCGGCCTCCATTCGAAACTCGAGACGCTGCGCAGCGAAGGACTGTTCAAGCCCGAGCGCGTGCTCACGTCGCGCCAGGGCGCGATCGTCACCGCGCAGGACGGCCGCACGCTCATCAATATGTGCGCCAACAACTACCTGGGCCTGTCCGGCGACGAGCAGACGTCAACGGCCGCGGCCGCGGCGCTGGAAAAATACGGCTACGGCCTGTCGTCGGTGCGTTTCATCTGCGGCACCCAGACCGTGCACAAGCAACTGGAGCAGAAGCTCTCCAGCTTCCTCGGCACCGAGGACACGATCCTGTACGCCGCGGCTTTCGATGCCAACGGCGGCGTGTTCGAGCCGCTGTTCGACGAGAACGACGCGATCATCTCCGACGCCCTGAACCACGCCTCGATCATCGACGGCGTACGCCTGTGCAAGGCCGCGCGCTACCGCTACGCCAACAACGACATGGCCGACCTGGAAAAGCAGCTGATCGCCGCACGTGACGCCGGCAAGCGCCACAAGATCATCGTCACCGACGGCGTGTTCTCGATGGACGGCACCATCGCCCAGCTCGACAAGATCGTCGCGCTGGCCGAGCAATACGGCGCCCTGACCATGATCGACGAGTCGCACGCCTCGGGCTTCATGGGCAAGACCGGGCGCGGCACCCACGAGCACTGCGGCGTGATGGGCAAGATCGACATCATCACCGGCACCCTGGGCAAGGCCCTGGGCGGCGCCATGGGCGGCTTCACCTCGGGCCGCCGCGAAGTCATCGAGACCCTGCGCCAGAAGTCGCGTCCCTACCTGTTCTCGAACACCCTGGCGCCGATGATCGCCGGCGCCAGCCTGGCGGTGCTGGACCGCATCTCGGCCTCGACCGAGCTGCGCGACCGCCTGATGGAGAACACCGCCTACTTCCGCCAGGAGATCGAGCGGATCGGCTTCACCATCAAGCCGGGCACCCACCCGGTGGTGCCGGTGATGCTGTTCGAGGCGCCGGTCGCCCAGAAATTCGCTGCCCGCATGTTCGAACTGGGCGTACTGCTGTCGGGCTTCTTCTATCCGGTGGTGCCGATGGGCCAGGCACGCGTCCGTGTCCAGCTGTCGGCCGCCCACACCCGCGAACAGCTCGACACCGTGCTGCGCGCCTTCGAGCAGGCCGGCCGCGAGCTGGGCATCCTGAAGAACACCTAATCGAATCGAATAACAAGAAAGATCGGAACACACATGGAACGCATCCTCATCATCGGCGCCAACGGCCAGATCGGCAGCGAGCTGGTCACCGCCCTGGCGGCGCAGCACGGCCAGGACAATGTGCTGGCCTCGGACATCGGCGCCAACAACGTCTACGGCGCCGCGCGCTACACCCAGCTCGACGTGCTGGACAAGGATCGCCTCGCGCAACTGATCGATGCCGAGGGCATCACCCAGGTCTACCAGCTGGCCGCCCTGTTGTCGGCCACCGGCGAAAAGGCGCCGCTCAAGGCCTGGACCCTGAACATGGATGGCCTGCTGAACATCCTCGAGGTGGCGCGCGAGCGTCTCGAGGCCGGCAAGCCGCTGAAGGTGTTCTGGCCCTCGTCGATCGCCGCCTTCGGTCCGAACACCCCGGCCGAGAACACGGCGCAGTACACGGTCATGGATCCGACCACCATCTACGGCATCAGCAAGCTGGCCGGCGAGCGCCTGTGCGAGTACTACCACAGCAAGTATGGCGTGGATGTGCGCTCGATCCGCTACCCGGGCATCATCAGCTTCAAGTCGCCTCCGGGCGGCGGCACCACCGACTACGCGATCGCCATCTTCCACTCGGCGCTCAAGGGCGAGACCTACGAATGCTTCCTGGGCCCGGAAACCACGCTGCCGATGATCTACATGCCGGACGCGATCCGCGCCACCATCGAACTGATGGACGCGCCCGCCGATAAGGTCGCGATCCGTTCCTCGTACAACGTGGCCGGCGTGTCCTTCAACCCGCGCGAACTGGCCGCCGCCATCCAGAAGGCGGTGCCGGAATTCGAGATCGCCTACAAGCCGGACAGCCGCCAGCAGATCGCCGACTCGTGGCCGAAGAGCCTGGACGACAGCCGCGCCAGCGCGGACTGGGGCTGGCAGGCGCGCGTCAAGCTGGACGAGATGGTCGACAGCATGCTGAAGAATATCGACGTGGGCGTGGCAGCCTGAGTTCGCCCCGCCGTACCCATCAACACACAATAAAAAACCAGAATAGTCGAGACAACGATGGACATGAGCGTTTTTGATCTGTTCAAGATCGGTATCGGGCCGTCGAGCTCCCACACCGTGGGACCGATGGTGGCGGCGCGCCGCTTTCTGCTGGAGTGCGGCGCGCTGGACGAAGCGGTCGGTGTCGAGGCGCACCTGTACGGTTCGCTGGCCCTGACCGGCGTCGGCCACGCGACCGACAAGGCGGTGATCCTGGGCCTGATGGGCGAAACCCCACAGGACGTCGATCCGGATACCGTCGAGGACAGGCTGGCCGAAGCCGAGATGGACGGCAGCCTGAAGCTGCTGGGCACGCAGGAAGTGCCCTTCCAGTACCGCAGCGGCCTGGTGTGGCACAAGCAGTCGACCCTGCCGGAGCATCCGAACGGCATGAAGTTCGTGCTGCAGCTGCGCGATGGCAGCATCATCGAGCGCATCTATTACTCGGTGGGCGGCGGCTTCATCACCGCGGCCGGCGAGAGCCAGCAGCGCGCGCTCGAGGCGCCCTCGGTGCAGGTGCCTTACCCGTTCAGCACCATGAGCGAATTGCTGGCGCAGGGCCGCGAGCACGGCCTCTCGATTCCCCACATGCTGCGCGCGAACGAGCTGGCGCGCATGAGCGAGGCGGAGCTGGACGCGGGCCTGGACCGCATCTGGCAGGTCATGCGCGACTGTATCGCCCACGGCTTGGCCACCGACGGCCAGCTGCCGGGCGGCCTGAACGTCAAGCGCCGCGCCGCCAAGCTGTGGAAGCAGGCGCACTGCGTCGAAGGCAAGCGCGTCAACGAGCTGCCGCATGATGCGACGCACCATGTGACCTTGTATGCGATGGCCGTGAACGAAGAAAACGCCGCCGGCGGGCGCGTGGTGACGGCGCCGACCAATGGCGCGGCGGGAATCATCCCGGCGGTGCTGCGCTACTACGCGGAGGATTGCCGCCCGAGCGACCCGGCAAAAGGCATTCGCGACTTCCTCCTGAGCTCGGCCGCGATCGGCATGCTGTGCAAGAAGAACGCCTCGATCTCGGGCGCCGAGGTCGGCTGCCAGGGCGAGGTCGGGGTGGCCTGCGCGATGGCGGCGGCCGGGCTGGTGGCGGCACTGGGCGGCTCCAACGAGCGCATCGAGAACGCGGCGGAGATCGGCATCGAGCACCATCTCGGCATGACCTGCGACCCGATCGGCGGCCTGGTGCAGATCCCCTGCATCGAGCGCAATGGCATGGGCGCGATCAAGGCGATCACCGCGGCCTCGCTGGCGATCAAGGGCGACGGCACCCACTTCGTCAGCCTCGACAACGTGATCGAGACCATGCGCCAGACCGGGGCCGACATGCAGGTGAAGTACAAGGAGACCTCGCTGGGCGGACTGGCTGTCCACGTGGTCACCGTCAACCACGCCGCCTGCTGAGTGGACCCGGCCGGGAGCCATGCGCTTCCCGGCCCCTCGTTTTTTTACACCACAGCATACAATCCGCTTCGGGAGCTATAATAAAAGTTCAACTTTGGCCCCAACCGGATCTCTACCCGTATGCATTACGTCTCCACCCGCGCGACGAGCGCGTCCGCAGCACGCAATCCCCAGCGTTTTTCCGACATCCTGCTGGCGGGCCTGGCCCCGGACGGCGGCCTGTATCTGCCGGAACAATACCCGCAGGTCAGCGGCGCCGAACTCGACGCCTGGCGCACGCTCTCCTATGCCGATCTGGCCTATGAAATCCTGCGCAAGTTTGCCACCGACATCCCGGACGAGGACCTGCGCGCCCTGTGCGCGAAGACCTACACGCTTGACGTCTACCGCAACGCCCGCGCGGGCGAAGCGGCGGCCGACATCACCCCGCTGCGCGTCCTCGAAGAGAACGAAGGAGGCAAGCTGATCCTGCAGGCCCTGTCGAACGGTCCGACCCTGGCCTTCAAGGACATGGCCATGCAGTTGCTCGGCAACCTGTTCGAGTACGCGCTGGCGAAGAACGACGACGCCCTGAACATCTTCGGCGCCACCTCGGGCGATACCGGCAGCGCCGCCGAATACGCGATGCGCGGCAAGCGCGGCGTGCGCGTGTTCATGCTGTCGCCGCACAAGAAGATGAGCGCCTTCCAGACCGCGCAGATGTTCAGCCTGCAGGACCCGAACATCTTCAACATCGCCGTCGAAGGCGTATTCGACGACTGCCAGGACCTGGTCAAGGCGGTCTCGAACGACCTGGCGTTCAAGGCCCGCCACAAGATCGGCACCGTCAACTCGATCAACTGGGCGCGCGTCGTGGCCCAGGTGGTGTACTACTTCCGCGGCTACCTGGCGGCCACGACGGACAACACCCAGAAAGTCTCGTTCACCGTCCCGTCGGGGAACTTCGGCAACATCTGCGCCGGCCACATCGCCCGCATGATGGGCCTGCCGATCGACCAGCTGGTGGCGGCCACCAACGAGAACGACGTGCTCGACGAATTCTTCCGCACCGGCGTGTACCGGGTGCGCAAGCCTGTTGAAACCTACCACACCAGCAGCCCCTCGATGGACATCTCGAAGGCCTCGAACTTCGAGCGCTTCGTGTACGAGCTGGTGGGCCGCGACGCCGAGCGCACCCGTCTGCTCTTCCGCAAGGTCGATACCCATGGCGGTTTCGACCTGTCGGGCGCGCCCGGCAGCGATGGCGACGAGTGGAAACTGGTGGGCCAGTACGGCTTCGCGTCGGGCAAGTCGACCCACCAGGATCGGCTGGCGACCATCCGCGACGTGTTCGACGACTACGGCATCACCATCGACACCCACACCGCCGACGGCGTCAAGGTCGCACGCGAACACATGCGGCCGGGTGTGCCGATGATCGTGCTGGAAACCGCGCTGGCCGCCAAGTTCAACGAGACCATCCTGGAAGCGCTGGGCACGGACGCCGAGCGTCCGGCCGGCTTCGAGGACATCGAGTCGCTGCCGCAGCGCTTCGTCGTCATGCGCCCCGACGTGGACGCCATGAAGGCCTATATCGCGGAGCACACCGGACTATGAAGGGTCACGCGATGAAGCCGCCGATGCTCTCCGTGCCTGATGCGCTGTCCCGACTGCTCGACGCGGCGCGCCCCGTCACGGACGTCGAAACGGTCCCGACCCTGGAAGCGAACGGCCGGGTGCTGGCCGAAGACCAGCGCGCCAGCATCGACGTGCCTTCCGCCGACAACACCCAGATGGACGGCTACGCGGTGCGCGCGGCGGACTGCGCGAGCGGCGGCGCCACCCTGCGCGTGGCCCAGCGCATCCCGGCGGGCAGTGTCGGCGCGCCACTGGCGCCCGGCACCGCCGCCCGCATCTTCACCGGCGCCCTGATTCCGCCGGGCGCCGATGCGGTCGTGATGCAGGAGCAGTGCGAGGCGCTGGGCGACAGCGTCACGGTGCGCCATGCGCCGCGTCCGGGCGAATGGATCCGCCGGACCGGCGAGGATGTCGCGGCCGGCGCGGTGATCCTGCCGGCCGGCACCCGCCTGCGCAGCCAGGAACTGGGGCTGGCCGCCTCGGTGGGCCTGGCCACGCTGAAGGTGGCGCGCCGGCTGCGCGTCGCGGTGTTCTTCACCGGCGACGAGCTGGCCATGCCGGGCGAGCCGCTGGCGCCGGGCGCCATCTACAACTCGAACCGCTTCACCTTGCGCGGCCTGCTGGAGAACTTCGGCTGCGCGTTCACCGACTACGGCATCGTGCCCGATTCCCTGGACGCCACCCGCGCCACGCTGCGCGAGGCGGCCCGCGATCACGACCTGATCATCACCTCGGGCGGCGTCTCGGTCGGCGAAGAAGACCATATCAAGCCCGCGGTCGAGGCCGAAGGGCGCCTGGACCTGTGGCAGATCGCGGTCAAGCCGGGCAAGCCGCTGGCCTTCGGCGAAGTCCGGCGCGACCTGGGACACGCAGTCGAGCACATGAGCGGCTCCGCGTTCTTCATCGGCCTGCCGGGCAATCCGGTGTCGAGCTTCGTCACCTTCCTGCTGTTCGTGCGGCCTTTCCTGCTGCGCCTGCAGGGCGCGCGCGGCCAGCTGGCGCCGCGCGCCTACATGATGCGCGCCGACTTCGCCTTGCCGAAGGCCGACCGCCGCAACGAGTTCCTGCGCGTGCGGGTCAACGCGGACGGTGGGCTCGACCTGTTCCCGAACCAGGGCTCGGGCGTGCTGACCTCGACGGTCTGGGGCGATGGGCTGGTCGACAATCCGCCGGGTCAGCCCATCCAGGAAGGCGATCTGGTGCGCTTCATTCCCTTCGCCGAACTCCAGCATTAGGATTGCCATGAAGATTACATTGCGCTATTTCGCCTCGGTGCGCGAACAGGTCGGCACCGGACAGGAAAGCCTGGCGTTGCCGGAAGACGTGACGACGGTGGCCGCGGTGCGCGCAGCGCTGGTCGCCCGCGGCGGCGCGTGGGCCGAGGCGCTGGGCCCGGAGCGCGCCGTGCGCACGGCCTGCCGGCAGGTGATGTGCGGGCCCGACACCGAGGTGAGCGATGGTGTCGAGGTGGCCTTCTTTCCGCCCGTGACGGGCGGCTAGGGCCGGCGGCGGGAGAGCCTGGCCGCCGGACCCGATCACCGCCGCGGGCAGCGCGTTCAGATCATCGCGATCGACTGCTCGGCCAGTTCCAGCAGCCTGGCGCAGTTGGCGCTGCGTTCGCCGTACTCGCGCCAGGCGCTGGTGCGCGCGAGTGCCTGCCACTGGCGCAGGGCGTCGCCGTTCATGTCGACAATCTGGGCGCCGGTCGACCGGTACAGGGCGGCCACGTTGGCGTCGTCCGCACGGGCGGCGTTCAGCGCGAAGGCTTCCAGCCCGGCGCCGACCGCCATGATCGCGGCCTGCTGTGGCTTGCTCATGCGGTCGAACACGGTGCGCGACATCATCAGGGGCTCGAACATGAACCAGTAGGCGCCGCCGCGCGCCGTGGTCAGGGCGCGGCTCGCTTCCTGCAGGCGGAACGAAATCAGCGAGGTCGACGAGGTCAGGGCCGCGTCGAGCGCGCCGCTCTTCATGGCCGCCTGGATCTCGTTGGACGGCATGTTGACCACGGTGGCGCCGGCGTCCGCCAGCAGCCGGTCCATCTCGTGCGAACCGCCGCGCACCTTCAGCCCCGCCACGTCTTCGGGGTGCAGGATCGGCTTGCCGCGCGAGGCGACGCCGCCGGCCTGCCAGATCCAGCTCACCACCACCAGGCCCTGCTCGAGCAGGATGCGGGTCAGCTCGCGCCCGACCGGGGCGTTCTTCCACGCGTAGCCTTGCTCGTAGGAGGTGACCAGGCCCGGCATCAGGCCGATGTTCGCTTCCGGGGCTTCCGCGCCGGCATACGACAGCGGCACCAGGGCCAGGTCCAGGCCGCCGCTGCGCAGCGCCCCGATCTGGGCGTTCGGGGCCATCAGGCGCGAGTCGGGATAGAT includes:
- a CDS encoding S9 family peptidase, which translates into the protein MTLRHATLVALLAAAFGANTALAQSCPANGPSLTYPVSKKVDQTDNYHGTTVADPYRWLEDANSAATKEWVTAQNQVTQAYLAQIPQRAAIRERLTQLWNYERYSVPGKEGGRYFYTRNDGLQNQSVLYTLKDLGGQPRVLLDPNTMSVDGTVALAGMEVSPDGKLLAYSTAASGSDWNEIRVRDIETGKDLPDHIKWVKFSSTAWTKDGKGFFYSRYDEPKEATKLADVNYFQKLYYHRIGTPQSADTLVYDRPDQKEWGFGASTTDDGRYLIITTTKGTAPKYRISYKDLSRPDAKVVDLIDNFDAGYEFIDNIGSVFYFSTDRKAPKKRIVAIDVDKPLEANWKEIVAESGDTLAGADIINDQLVLEYLKDARSVVRVHDLKGKPVREVKLPGIGTVGGLSGKRNEAETFYSFTGFTTPTTIYRLNLETGQSTVFRQPKVDFDPANYETRQQFFTSKDGTRVPMFIVSKKGLTLDGQNPTYLYGYGGFNIALTPSFSPANLAWMEMGGVYVVANLRGGGEYGEAWHQAGTKLRKQNVFDDFIGAAEWLVANKVSSPRKLAIGGGSNGGLLVGAAMTQRPELFAAALPAVGVMDMLRFHKFTIGWAWTSDYGSSENPDEFKALVKYSPLHNLKAGTCYPATMVSTADHDDRVVPAHSFKFAAAAQAAQAGAAPILIRIDTKAGHGAGKPTTKLIEEVADRWGFLARELEMDQPAKAARP
- a CDS encoding EAL domain-containing protein, with the protein product MNTVNDLAGWRQRIFSSLLAVVLVVGVLATIPLLPYLIDQGMWPVVVADIVALVWIFVIWRLDHIAYTTRVLNFLGVVYALSIILMLSVGAASLSYLLGPPVIAAVMLNTRPAMLALALGVATLLALAGTGQVSLAVPGLEQQPFKGALVATMNMAGLGTMLVLTCSTLVKGLSRSLTDARGTAASLALSEASLRELNSELELTSAAVSRLNDLVVIARAVGGDAPTQPITFANDAFLRRTGYARSEIVGRGLRTLLGPDSEQAAIEKIDAAMAQVQPCTAELVVYAKDESPFWIELDMVPFSRKGERASHWVVVGRDITERRNAADAIHRLAYYDVLTGLPNRRLLMERLASMVDTAHAGRGLGAVLYIDLDDFKKVNDARGHATGDALLELVGTRLARVARAHDTVARLGGDEFVVLLAGLGTDAPAATRHALALAHDLRETLTRAVEIDGQTYYVSSSIGIALPLRAGQTAPDLLREADTAMYRAKADGRNGVALFETSMLAVAQRKLALERDLALALENGALAVHLQLQVDHRAMPSGAEVLLRWQRADGSFVAPDVFIPVAESSGLIVPLGRWVLREACRAWRVLDAAGHALPLSVNVSPLQFNQPDFVEDVRAVLHETGAPPQQFIFEVTEGLLITDVGQTIDRMRELAALGIRFSIDDFGTGYSNLAYLKKMPLYELKIDKSFMRDTPNDANGTAIVQSILAMANHLGLRVVAEGIEQPEQARFLAEHGQPCMQGYLFHRPVPLGQLLERLAGAPQGLAAFAG
- a CDS encoding helix-turn-helix transcriptional regulator codes for the protein MTKTLTNNAPPEVGATLQRLRLARGLTLEDLSRIAGVSKSMLSQIEREKANPTIAITWRLANALGVEIGELLSSEVRAVELIRVLDAHETPTLPGAHAGYSLRILGPMDLAGKYEWYELTLAPGGELKSQAHDPGTSEHLTVISGAIELEVGSERRRVKHGATARYPADVAHAIRNAGKVEARALMVVVHR
- a CDS encoding glycine C-acetyltransferase; its protein translation is MSDQAFYSGLHSKLETLRSEGLFKPERVLTSRQGAIVTAQDGRTLINMCANNYLGLSGDEQTSTAAAAALEKYGYGLSSVRFICGTQTVHKQLEQKLSSFLGTEDTILYAAAFDANGGVFEPLFDENDAIISDALNHASIIDGVRLCKAARYRYANNDMADLEKQLIAARDAGKRHKIIVTDGVFSMDGTIAQLDKIVALAEQYGALTMIDESHASGFMGKTGRGTHEHCGVMGKIDIITGTLGKALGGAMGGFTSGRREVIETLRQKSRPYLFSNTLAPMIAGASLAVLDRISASTELRDRLMENTAYFRQEIERIGFTIKPGTHPVVPVMLFEAPVAQKFAARMFELGVLLSGFFYPVVPMGQARVRVQLSAAHTREQLDTVLRAFEQAGRELGILKNT
- a CDS encoding NAD-dependent epimerase/dehydratase family protein, translated to MERILIIGANGQIGSELVTALAAQHGQDNVLASDIGANNVYGAARYTQLDVLDKDRLAQLIDAEGITQVYQLAALLSATGEKAPLKAWTLNMDGLLNILEVARERLEAGKPLKVFWPSSIAAFGPNTPAENTAQYTVMDPTTIYGISKLAGERLCEYYHSKYGVDVRSIRYPGIISFKSPPGGGTTDYAIAIFHSALKGETYECFLGPETTLPMIYMPDAIRATIELMDAPADKVAIRSSYNVAGVSFNPRELAAAIQKAVPEFEIAYKPDSRQQIADSWPKSLDDSRASADWGWQARVKLDEMVDSMLKNIDVGVAA